In the genome of Osmerus mordax isolate fOsmMor3 chromosome 15, fOsmMor3.pri, whole genome shotgun sequence, one region contains:
- the LOC136957363 gene encoding myosin-7-like, whose product MGDALMAEFGAAASFLRKSDKERLEAQTRPFDMKKNCFVPDPEVEYVKALISSRDGDKVTVETEFGKTTTHKEDDIHPQNPPKFDKIEDMAMFTFLHEPAVLFNLKERYAAWMIYTYSGLFCVTVNPYKWLPVYDQSVVNAYRGKKRSEAPPHIFSISDNAYQYMLSDRENQSVLITGESGAGKTVNTKRVIQYFASIAAVSGKKDASQEKKGTLEDQIIQCNPALEAFGNAKTIRNDNSSRFGKFIRIHFGVSGKLSSADIETYLLEKSRVTFQLKAERDYHIFYQILSQKKPELLEMLLITSNPYDYAFISQGEIAVTSIDDSDELMATDEAFDVLGFTQEEKNGIYKLTGAIMHYGNMKFKNKQREEQAEADGTEDTDKVAYLMGLNSADLIKGLCHPRVKVGNEWVTKGQSVQQVYYSIGALSKSVYEKMFLWMVVKINQTLDTKNARQHYIGVLDIAGFEIFDFNTFEQLCINFTNEKLQQFFNHHMFVLEQEEYKKEGIVWEFIDFGMDLAACIELIEKPMGIMSILEEECMFPKASDATFKAKLYDNHLGKTANFQKPRIIKGRPEAHFSLVHYAGIVDYNIGNWLVKNKDPLNETVVGLFQKSSLKLLGVLFAGYASADAAAEAGGGKKKKGSSFQTVSALHRENLNKLMTNLKSTHPHFVRCLIPNETKTPGAMENPLVMHQLRCNGVLEGIRICRKGFPNRVQYGDFKQRYRILNPNVIPEGAFMDNKKAAEKLLGSLDIDHEQYRLGHTKVFFKAGLLGVLEEMRDDRLALIITGIQSRARGVLARNEFQKIVERRDALLVIQWNIRAFMGVKNWPWMKMYFKIKPLLKSAETEKEMANMKEEFIKLKEAYAKSEARRKELEEKMVSLLQEKNDLHLQVQTEQDSLGDAEERCEGLIKSKIQLEAKSKELTERLEDEEEMNAELTAKKRKLEDECSELKKDIDDLELTLAKVEKEKHATENKVKNLTEEMAALDEIIAKLTKEKKALQEAHQQTLDDLQSEEDKVNSLTKAKTKLEQQVDDLEGSLEQEKKVRMDLERAKRKLEGDLKLTQESLMDLENDKQQMEERLKKKDFEISQLSSKIEDEQAMSAQLQKKLKELQARIEELEEELEAERAARAKVEKQRADLSRELEEISERLEEAGGATSAQIEMNKKREAEFQKARRDLEEATLQHEATAATLRKKNADSVADLGEQIDNLQRVKQKLEKEKSELRLELDDVVSNMEQIVKSKTNLEKMCRTLEDQMTEYRTKSEEGQRSINDFTMQRAKLQTENGELTRQMEEKDSLVSQLTRGKQSNVQQIEDLKRQLEEEIKAKNALAHAVQSARHDSELLREQYEEEQEAKAELQRSMSKANSEVAQWRTKYETDAIQRTEELEEAKKKLAQRLQDAEEAVEAVNAKCSSLDKTKHRLQNEIEDLMVDVERSNAAAAVLDKKQRNFDKVLAEWKQKYEESQTELESAQKEARSLSTELFKLKNSYEESLDHLETMKRENKNLQEEISDLTEQLGEGGKTIHELEKIRKQLEQEKAEIQTALEEAEGSLEHEEGKILRAQLEFNQVKADIERKLVEKEEEMEMSKRNQQRVVDTLQSSLESETRSRNEALRLKKKMEGDLNEMEIQLSQANRQAAEAQKQLKGLHAHLKDSQLQLDDALRSNDDLKENIAIVERRNNLLQAELDELRSIVEQTERGRKLAEQELLDVSERVQLLHSQNTSLLNQKKKLEGDTSQLQNEVEEAVQECRNAEEKAKKAITDAAMMAEELKKEQDTSAHLERMKKNMEQTIKDLQHRLDEAEQIAMKGGKKQVQKLEARVRELETEVELEQRKSSDSVKGVRKYERRIKELTYQTEEDRKNLSRLQDLVDKLQLKVKSYKRTAEEAEEQSNSNLGKFRKMQHELDEAEERADIAESQVNKLRTKSRDVGSKKGHEEE is encoded by the exons ATGGGGGACGCCTTGATGGCAGAGTTTGGGGCAGCAGCTTCTTTTCTGAGGAAGTCAGACAAGGAACGTCTGGAGGCCCAGACTCGTCCTTTTGACATGAAGAAGAACTGCTTTGTGCCTGACCCAGAGGTTGAGTACGTCAAGGCACTAATAAGCAGTAGAGATGGGGACAAAGTCACAGTTGAAACTGAGTTTGGGAAG ACAACAACTCATAAGGAGGATGACATCCATCCCCAGAACCCGCCAAAGTTTGATAAAATTGAGGACATGGCGATGTTCACCTTCCTGCACGAGCCTGCTGTGCTGTTTAACCTCAAAGAGCGTTATGCAGCCTGGATGATCTAC acCTACTCAGGACTGTTCTGTGTGACTGTCAACCCCTACAAGTGGCTGCCAGTGTACGATCAGTCAGTTGTCAATGCTTACAGAGGCAAGAAGAGGAGTGAAGCTCCTCCTCacatcttctccatctctgacaATGCCTACCAGTACATGCTGTCAG ACAGGGAAAATCAGTCTGTCCTGATCAC TGGAGAATCTGGTGCAGGAAAGACTGTGAACACCAAGAGAGTCATCCAATACTTTGCCAGCATTGCAGCTGTGAGTGGAAAGAAGGACGCAAGTCAGGAAAAAAAG GGCACCCTGGAGGATCAAATCATCCAGTGTAACCCTGCCCTGGAGGCTTTTGGTAATGCCAAGACCATCAGAAATGACAACTCCTCCAGATTC GGAAAATTCATCAGAATTCATTTTGGAGTGAGTGGGAAGCTTTCATCCGCAGACATTGAAACTT ATCTCCTGGAGAAGTCACGTGTCACTTTCCAGCTCAAGGCTGAGAGAGACTACCACATCTTCTACCAGATCCTGTCTCAAAAGAAGCCAGAACTGCTGG AGATGCTGCTTATCACCAGCAACCCCTATGATTACGCCTTCATCTCCCAAGGAGAGATTGCTGTAACATCTATTGATGATTCTGATGAGCTGATGGCTACTGAT GAAGCCTTCGATGTGCTGGGCTTCACCCAAGAGGAGAAGAACGGCATTTACAAGCTGACTGGTGCCATCATGCACTATGGCAACATGAAGTTCAAGAacaagcagagggaggagcaggcagaggcAGATGGCACTGAGG ATACCGACAAAGTGGCGTACCTGATGGGCTTGAACTCTGCTGACCTGATCAAGGGTCTCTGCCACCCAAGGGTCAAAGTAGGAAACGAGTGGGTCACCAAAGGTCAAAGTGTCCAGCAG GTGTACTACTCCATTGGTGCTCTGTCCAAGTCAGTGTATGAGAAGATGTTCCTGTGGATGGTGGTGAAAATCAACCAAACCCTGGACACCAAAAATGCACGCCAGCATTACATTGGTGTGCTGGACATTGCTGgctttgagatttttgat TTCAACACCTTTGAACAGCTGTGCATCAACTTCACTAATGAGAAGCTGCAGCAGTTCTTCAATCACCACATGTTTGTGCTGGAGCAAGAAGAGTACAAGAAAGAAGGAATAGTTTGGGAGTTCATTGACTTTGGCATGGACTTGGCAGCCTGCATTGAACTAATTGAAAAG CCCATGGGTATCATGTCCATCCTTGAAGAGGAGTGCATGTTCCCCAAAGCCAGTGATGCTACATTCAAGGCCAAGCTGTATGACAACCACCTGGGAAAAACTGCCAACTTTCAGAAGCCCAGGATTATAAAAGGTCGACCAGAGGCCCATTTCTCCTTGGTTCACTATGCTGGTATCGTTGACTATAACATTGGTAATTGGCTGGTGAAGAACAAGGACCCTCTGAATGAGACTGTGGTCGGACTCTTCCAGAAATCAAGCCtgaagttattgggtgtgctttttgCTGGATATGCTAGTGCCGACGCTGCTG ctgaggctggaggaggaaagaagaagaaaggctCCTCTTTCCAGACAGTGTCTGCTTTGCACAGG GAGAACCTGAACAAACTCATGACCAACTTGAAGTCTACTCACCCCCACTTTGTGCGTTGCCTCATCCCCAACGAGACCAAGACTCCTGGGGCCATGGAGAACCCTCTGGTCATGCACCAGCTGCGCTGTAACGGTGTGCTGGAAGGCATCAGAATCTGCAGGAAGGGATTCCCCAACAGGGTTCAGTATGGTGACTTCAAACAAAG ATATCGCATCCTAAATCCAAATGTTATCCCTGAGGGAGCGTTTATGGACAACAAGAAGGCAGCAGAAAAACTGCTGGGTAGTCTGGACATTGACCATGAGCAGTACAGATTAGGACACACCAAG GTGTTCTTCAAGGCTGGTCTGCTGGGTGTtcttgaggagatgagagacgaCCGTCTCGCTCTCATCATCACAGGGATCCAGTCCAGAGCACGTGGTGTACTAGCCAGAAATGAGTTCCAGAAAATTGTAGAGCGCAG AGATGCCCTGCTTGTGATCCAGTGGAACATCCGTGCCTTCATGGGGGTCAAGAATTGGCCCTGGATGAAGATGTACTTCAAGATCAAACCTTTGTTGAAGTCAGcggagactgagaaagagatgGCCAACATGAAGGAAGAGTTTATAAAACTTAAAGAAGCTTATGCTAAATCTGAAGCCCGTAGGAAAGAGCTGGAAGAGAAAATGGTCTCCCTTCTCCAGGAGAAGAACGACCTCCACCTCCAAGTCCAAACT GAACAAGACAGTCTGGGAGATGCtgaggagaggtgtgagggATTGATCAAGAGCAAGATCCAGCTTGAGGCCAAGTCCAAGGAGCTGACTGAAAgactggaggatgaggaggagatgaatgCAGAGCTTACTGCtaagaagaggaagctggaggatgagTGTTCAGAACTCAAGAAAGACATTGATGATCTGGAACTCACTCTGGccaaagtggagaaggagaagcatgCCACGGAGAACAAG GTTAAAAACCTGACTGAGGAGATGGCAGCTCTGGATGAAATCATCGCCAAGCTGACCAAGGAGAAGAAAGCTCTCCAGGAGGCTCACCAGCAGACATTGGACGACCTTCAGAGTGAAGAAGACAAAGTCAACTCTCTGACCAAGGCCAAAACCAAGCTGGAACAGCAGGTTGATGAT CTTGAAGGTTCTCTGGAGCAAGAGAAGAAGGTAAGAATGGACCTTGAGAGGGCCAAGAGGAAactggagggagacctgaagtTGACCCAGGAGAGCCTAATGGACCTAGAGAATGACAAAcagcagatggaggagagactgaaGAA GAAGGACTTTGAGATAAGTCAACTCAGCAGCAAGATTGAGGATGAGCAGGCCATGAGTGCACAGCTTCAGAAGAAACTGAAGGAGCTGCAG GCCCGTATTGAGGAGCTTGAGGAAGAGCTGGAGGCTGAGAGAGCTGCCCGTGCCAAGGTTGAGAAGCAGAGGGCAGACTTGTCCAGAGAGTTGGAGGAGAtcagtgagaggctggaggaggctggtggagCCACTTCTGCCCAGATTGAGATGAACaagaagagggaggcagagttcCAGAAGGCGCGCAGAGACCTTGAAGAGGCTACTCTGCAGCATGAGGCTACGGCTGCCACTCTGAGGAAGAAGAATGCAGACAGTGTGGCCGACCTGGGGGAGCAGATTGACAACCTTCAGAGAGTGAagcagaagctggagaaggagaagagtgagctcaggctggagctggacgatgTGGTCTCCAACATGGAGCAGATTGTCAAGTCCAAA ACAAACTTGGAGAAAATGTGCAGAACCCTTGAAGACCAGATGACTGAATACAGGACTAAATCTGAGGAGGGACAACGATCCATCAATGATTTCACCATGCAGAGAGCAAAGCTTCAAACTGAAAATG GTGAACTTACCAGGCAAATGGAGGAGAAGGACTCCCTGGTTTCCCAGCTGACCAGAGGAAAACAGTCTAATGTTCAGCAGATTGAGGATCTCAAAAGACAACTGGAGGAGGAAATCAAG GCAAAGAATGCTCTAGCCCATGCAGTGCAGTCTGCTCGCCATGACTCAGAGCTGCTGAGGGAGCAgtatgaggaggagcaggaggccaagGCTGAGCTGCAGCGCAGCATGTCCAAGGCTAACTCTGAGGTGGCTCAGTGGAGAACCAAGTATGAAACTGATGCCATCCAGAGGaccgaggagctggaagaggccaA GAAGAAGCTGGCTCAGCGTCTGCAAGATGCAGAAGAGGCTGTGGAAGCTGTCAATGCTAAATGTTCCTCCCTGGATAAGACTAAACACAGACTCCAGAATGAGATTGAAGATCTCATGGTGGATGTGGAGAGATccaatgctgctgctgctgttctggACAAGAAGCAAAGAAACTTTGACAAG GTCCTGGCAGAGTGGAAGCAGAAGTATGAGGAGTCCCAGACTGAGCTGGAAAGCGCCCAGAAGGAGGCCAGATCCCTCAGCACTGAGCTGTTCAAACTGAAGAACTCCTATGAAGAGTCTCTGGATCATCTGGAGACCATGAAGAGGGAGAACAAGAACCTCCAAG AGGAAATTTCTGACCTGACTGAGCAACTTGGTGAGGGTGGAAAGACCATCCATGAGTTGGAAAAGATTCGTAaacagctggagcaggagaaggctGAGATCCAGACTGCTCTGGAGGAAGCTGAG GGCTCCCTGGAGCACGAGGAAGGCAAGATTCTCAGAGCTCAGCTGGAGTTCAACCAGGTCAAAGCTGACATTGAGCGCAAACTggtggaaaaggaggaggagatggaaatgtccaagagaaaccagcagagagtggtggataccCTGCAAAGTTCCCTGGAGTCTGAGACTCGCAGCAGGAACGAGGCTCTCAGGctgaagaagaagatggagggagacctcaATGAGATGGAGATCCAGCTCAGCCAGGCCAATAGGCAGGCAGCCGAGGCCCAGAAGCAACTCAAGGGCCTCCATGCACATCTAAAG GACTCCCAACTGCAGCTGGATGATGCTCTTCGTAGCAATGATGATCTGAAGGAGAACATTGCCATTGTGGAGAGACGTAACAATCTGCTGCAGGCTGAACTGGATGAGCTGAGGTCCATAGTGGAGCAGACTGAGAGAGGCCGCAAACTGGCTGAGCAGGAACTGCTGGATGTCAGTGAGAGGGTTCAGCTGCTACACTCTCAG AACACCAGCCTGCTGAACCAGAAGAAGAAGCTAGAGGGTGACACTTCCCAGCTTCAGAATGAAGTGGAGGAGGCTGTGCAGGAGTGCAGGAATGCTGAGGAGAAAGCCAAGAAGGCCATCACTGATGCTGCCATGATGgcagaggagctgaagaaggagcaggacacCAGTGCTCACCTGGAGCGCATGAAGAAGAACATGGAGCAGACCAtcaaggacctgcagcaccgTCTGGATGAAGCTGAGCAAATCGCCATGAAGGGTGGCAAGAAGCAGGTCCAGAAgctggaggccagg GTGAGGGAGCTGGAAACAGAGGTGGAGTTGGAGCAGAGGAAGAGCAGTGATTCAGTGAAAGGAGTCCGTAAATATGAGAGACGCATCAAGGAGCTCACCTACCAG ACTGAGGAGGACCGTAAGAACTTGAGCCGTCTGCAAGACCTGGTGGACAAACTGCAGCTGAAGGTCAAGTCCTACAAGAGAACTGCAGAGGAGGCT GAGGAACAGTCCAACTCTAATCTGGGCAAGTTCCGTAAAATGCAGCATGAGCTGGatgaagcagaggagagggctgaCATTGCTGAGTCCCAGGTCAACAAATTGAGAACCAAGAGTCGTGATGTAGGATCAAAG AAAGGACATGAAGAAGAATGA